The following are encoded in a window of Geoalkalibacter ferrihydriticus DSM 17813 genomic DNA:
- a CDS encoding glycosyltransferase family 10 domain-containing protein yields the protein MQIKFIGTYGDQRWLRQFPGNKPVWGNCEFVLDPAVQNYDWLVVYNDLPAGISDVMLPCPQENTLLITTEPSTIKAYGNAFTHQFGHVLTSQPEWALPHRSRIYAQPALQWFYGMGSERLITYDEMVAHPPSEKTRLIATVCSTKQQTHTLHQKRYQFTQELKKRIPELDIFGHGVRPMADKAESLDPYRYHVAIENFIGLHHWTEKLSDPFLGVTLPFYCGCPNASDYFPEESFIPIDINDVDGASEIIRKAMRDGEYEKRLPHILEARRRVLEEYNIFAVLSRLIEERETDMTSTSSGGVILSRRELRKRHPLVSVQHFYEKCRLRILHALKDTQGG from the coding sequence ATGCAAATTAAATTTATCGGCACCTACGGAGACCAACGTTGGCTGCGCCAATTCCCTGGAAATAAACCTGTTTGGGGCAATTGCGAGTTCGTCCTTGATCCCGCTGTGCAAAACTATGACTGGCTGGTTGTTTATAATGACTTACCCGCCGGCATCAGTGATGTCATGCTTCCCTGTCCCCAGGAAAATACCCTCCTGATCACTACCGAACCCTCAACCATCAAAGCCTACGGCAACGCTTTCACCCATCAATTCGGCCATGTGCTGACCAGTCAACCGGAATGGGCCTTGCCGCATCGCAGCCGTATTTATGCCCAACCGGCCCTGCAATGGTTTTACGGCATGGGTTCCGAGCGCCTGATTACTTATGACGAAATGGTCGCTCATCCGCCCTCGGAAAAAACGCGGCTCATCGCCACGGTCTGCTCCACCAAACAGCAGACCCACACCCTGCATCAAAAACGCTACCAATTCACCCAGGAGCTTAAAAAACGCATCCCCGAGCTCGACATCTTCGGTCACGGCGTACGTCCCATGGCGGATAAGGCCGAAAGCCTCGATCCCTACCGCTACCATGTCGCCATTGAAAACTTTATCGGCTTGCATCACTGGACGGAAAAGCTCTCTGACCCGTTTCTTGGCGTGACGCTGCCATTTTATTGCGGCTGCCCCAATGCGAGCGATTACTTTCCCGAAGAGAGCTTCATCCCCATCGACATCAACGATGTGGACGGGGCGAGTGAGATCATTCGCAAGGCCATGCGCGATGGGGAATACGAAAAAAGGCTTCCGCATATTCTGGAAGCCCGGCGCCGGGTGCTTGAGGAATATAATATTTTTGCGGTTCTTTCCCGGTTGATTGAAGAGCGCGAGACGGATATGACATCCACATCTTCGGGCGGGGTCATTCTTTCGCGGCGCGAGCTGCGCAAGCGTCATCCGCTGGTTTCGGTCCAGCATTTTTACGAGAAATGCCGATTGCGGATTCTGCATGCCTTGAAAGATACCCAAGGCGGTTGA